In the genome of Mucilaginibacter sp. 14171R-50, the window TCCTCGCCAAAAAGCAACACATCGCTATCCTTGGTTTTTATATTTTTTACCAGGCTTTGTAACTGCTCGTGCTCAATTTTATCCTGCGGCTTGTTCTCAATGGTTTTTTCAGATGCCTGGTACTCCTTCAGGTCCTTCATATCAATGAGCCCCTTGGCTACATTGTAAAAAAGGTCCTGTGTTGATGGCAGCTTAAAATAGTAGCTCAGCTTATGTATATTCTCTGAGTTGTAAGTTATTTTTAACGATTTAAGCTTACGCTCCAGTATCTCCTTACCGTCCTCAGCAATTTTGCGTCGTTCTTCTTTAAGTGCCGATTTGATTTTGGCCTTGGCTTTTGCCGTAACCACAAAGTTCAGCCAATCCTCTTTAGGGGTTTGCTTTCCGGAGGTTATGATCTCTACCTGGTCGCCGTTCTGCAATTTATAGCTTAGCGGCACCAGTTTATGATTAACCTTAGCGCCGATGCAGCTTGCGCCAACATCGGTATGTATCTCAAACGCGAAATCAAGCGCCGTGGCGTTCAGCGGTAATTGTATCAAAGCGCCCTTTGGTGTAAAAATGAAAATCTCGTCGCTAAACAGGTTCATTTTAAAATCGTCAAGGAAGTCGAGCGCGTTAGAGTCGGGATTCTTCAGCATATCCCTAACCTTTTGCACCCAAAGGTCCAAACCGCTATCGGTTGATGATTCTTTGTATTTCCAGTGCGCCGCAAAGCCTTTTTCAGCAATCTCGTTCATGCGTTTAGTACGTATCTGCACTTCAACCCATTGCCCCCGGGGGCCCATAACCGTAGTATGTAACGATTCGTAACCGTTTGCCTTCGGCGATGATATCCAGTCGCGCAGCCTGTCGGGGTTAGGGCGGTAAAGGTCGGTAACTATCGAGTAAGCTTTCCAGCAATCGGCTTTTTCATTTTCTGGTGTACTGTCCAAAATTATCCTGATGGCAAAAAGGTCGTAAACCTCCTCAAACGGGATCGCCTTTTTCTTCATCTTGTTCCAGATGGAGTGGATGGATTTTGGGCGGCCGAATAATTCGCCGTGCAGGTCCTGTCCCTCCAGTACCTTTTGTACCGGCTCAATAAAATCGCGGATAAATTTTTCGCGTTCGGCCTTCTTTTCGTTCAGCTTGTTTTTAATGAACTGGTAGGTCTCGCGTTCCATGTATTTCATAGAAAGGTCTTCCAGTTCAGATTTTATAGCATATAAACCCAGGCGGTGGGCAAGCGGTGCGTACAGGTATACCGTTTCTGACGAGAGTTTAAGCTGCTTATCGCGCGGCATAAACTCCATGGTGCGCATATTGTGCAGCCTATCGGCCAGTTTTATCAATATCACCCTTACATCATCGGCAAGGGTAAGCAACATTTTTCGAAAGTTTTCGGCCTGTAACGAACTGTTGGTATCAAATACACCCGATATTTTGGTAAGGCCGTCAATGATCTTGGCAACCTTTTTACCAAACTCAAGCTCAATATCTTCCAGCGTAACATCGGTATCTTCAACCACATCGTGCAGCAATGCACATACTATAGATGTAGTGCCCAGGCCAATTTCTTCGGCGGCTATCTGCGCCACGGCAATTGGGTGGTATATATACGGCTCGCCGCTTTTACGGCGCATATCTTTGTGGCTCTCCAACGACATTTCAAACGCCTTGCGTATCATCCGCTTATCGCCCTTTTGCAAGGTAGATTTACTGGCGCGCAGCAATGCCCGATACCTTTTCAGTATCTCCTTTTTCTCAGCTTCCAGGTCAATCACTAAATCTTTCATGTATCAGTGTGTATCTCCTACTATCATAAACCTGTAACAATATTTATTATTGCAGGTTATTATAAAATAACAAAATAAAATGCGTTAATTTTGTATCTGGTAAAAATATGAAATTAATTGTTTCGCTATTGTTGTTTTGTTGCGTGGCCGGTGGCTTAAAGGCCCAGGATGAGCGACCCGCACCACCGGTTATACTTGGCAAAAATGATACCATTAAGGTGTACATGACCAAGCTCGACGGCGAGATGGTGCCCTGGATTGTGGAGCCGGAGGTACGCATTGTTGATACCCGCATTTTTGCCAGCGAGCAAGACAGGCTTAATTACAGGCGGTTGCGCTATAATGTTATAAAAGTGCTTCCTTATGCGCGTTTTGCAGGCCAGCGCTATCGGCAGTTGCAGCGCGACCTTGCCCTTACCGGCGACAAAAAGAAGCAAAAGGAATTAATGAAGGCCTGCGAAAAGGAAATAAAAGACCTGTTTAATAAGGATATAAAGAACCTGTCAATTAGTCAGGGCGAGGTGCTTATAAAACTGGTGAGCCGCGAAACCGGCAACACCAGCTATGCTTTAGCGAAAGAGTTGAAGGGTGGGTTTAATGCTTTCCTTTTCCAGTCTGTAGCCCGTTTGTTTGGGCACAATCTTAAAGAAACTTACGACCCCGCTGAGCAACGCGATATCGAAGCTATCCTGCTTGAAGCAGGCTATGTTTCCAGTTCAAATTAAATGGATAAAAGCAACATTTACAGCTTTACAGTTGAAAAACTGGACGGCGAACCTATTACCCTGGCGGATTACAGCAATAAAGTACTGCTTATAGTGAACACTGCATCGCAATGCGGCTTTACACCACAGCTTCAGGATCTTGCAAACCTGAAAACCGAATTTGCCGGTAAGGATTTTGAGATACTGGCTTTTCCATCAAATGATTTTGGCGGGCAGGAGCCGCTGGAGGGCCAGGAAATATCTGCCTTTTGCGCCAATTATGGCAACAACTTCCCCATATTTGAAAAAATAAGGGTGAGGGGACCATATGCGCACCCGTTGTTTAAGTTTTTGGCTGATAAAAAAGAGAACGGCAATATCAACTCAAAACCACGATGGAACTTTCATAAATATCTTATTGACCGCAATGGCCATGTAGTTGATTTTTTTTACCCCTTTACCAAACCTACAACCTCTAAAATAAGAAAACGGATACAGCGCCTGCTGGCTACCGAACCTAAATAATTACGCTTTTTTATGCTTAAATTAGATATTTTAGTTTTACCGGTACATCCCGACGACGCCGAACTGGGCTGCGCCGGTACCATTTTAAAACATGTGCAACTTGGCCACAAAGTTGGCATTGCCGACTTAACCCGCGGCGAATTAGGTACCCGCGGTACTGCTGAGATACGCGACCAGGAGGCTGCAAAGGCAGCTGAAATATTAGGCCTAACCATTCGCGAAAACCTGGAACTTCCCGATGGGTTTTTTGAGAACACCAAACAGTACCAGTTAAAGGTAATTGAGGCCATACGCCGTTACCAACCCGAAATAATTATTACTAACGCCTACCACGACCGCCACCCCGACCATGGCCGGGCCAACGAATTGGTAGAGGCATCGGCCTTTTTATCGGGCTTACGACGTATAGAAACTTTTGAGCGGGGCGAATTGCAGGAGCCGTGGCGCCCGACGCAGGTGCTGCATTTTATACAAGACCGTTACATTAAACCCGATATAATTGTTGACGTTACCGAATTCTGGGAAAAGAAGATTGAAAGTATTTACGCTTACGGCTCGCAGTTTCACAATCCTGAATGGAATGAAGATGAGCCCCAAACGTACATCTCATCGCCCGATTTTATTGAACAAATACAAGGCCGGGGTCGCGAATTTGGCAAAAGCATTAACGCCAAATACGGCGAAGGTTTTACCTCAAGAAAGATCTTGGGTGTAGATAATTTGCTTGATTTGAGGTAGTTTGGAAGTAAATGGCTTTAGATTTTTACGATATTGGTGATAACAAAAGAACGCTGCGGCTATTTTCTGTTTCTGAGAATGACTTTCAATTTCTTAACGATGCTCTATTGGAACTGAAAAAGTTAAGTGGTTTTAACATCGATTATTATGGAACGACAAGAATTTACAGTCAACAGGTCCAGGTGCTCTCTACATACATTCAAAATATCGCGAGCGAACTAAAGGACTTTGGGAATGAAAAGATTAAAAAAGATTCTTTGATGCAACTTAATAAATACCTTTGCAAGGTTAAGGATGGGTTTCTGATTATAGGAGATTAAATCAAATAACATAAACCAAAAAGGCCGCTCAATTGAGCGGCCTTTTTTTGTTTAATAGTTTGAACTTAAACCCCTACGTATTCGAAGCGGTTATTTTCGTTGCTTCTTTCGCGCTTCAGCTTGTTTTCTTTCGCAAGCTTTAACAGTATGCCCGATAGTTCGGATGTTTTAAAGTCCGAATCGAATTTCTCCTTGCAATAATCTGCTATGGATGATATCGAATGCGGTGTTTTAAAGTAATCGCTTGATAGCAATTGGTTCAAAACCTTGGTAGCGCCTGGCTTTTTGCGGCTCTGTGTCAGTTCATTTACCTCGTTTCCCCTCGATGGCCTGCGGCCCCTCTTATTGAAAATTTCAGTTCCTTCCGTATCCACCCGCTCTGTTTCCATAATCTCGTCTAATAGCCTGTCTACAACTCTAACTTGCACGGCTTCAGACTGGAAAGAATTAACAACCTCAGCAATTTCTGTAAGTTGTTTTTTTAATTTTTCAATTTGTCTGCTCATTATATTAAATATCCCCTTCTACTATATCTACGTTCTCAAATGTATATATGTAACATCATTTGATATAATATTAACGCGTTTGCGCAATTATAGTATTTGATAAATAAAAAAAGCGCCGGTTTGTGTTAAAACCGGCGCTTGTAGCAATATTATTACACTTTTATTATAGTTGAGTTAATATTTTTTCAAGCATATTCATACCCTCGTCAATATGTTTGTTTTCCATGATCAGCGCCGGCCTGAAACGTATGCTTTTGTTGCCGCAGCCCAGGTACATAATATTATTTTGCAAACCTATGTTGATGAACATATTACGCGTATTGCTATCAGGAAAATCGAACGCGGTTAATAAACCCTTACCGCGCACGTTACTGATCATGCTGTTTTTCTGCGCGATGTTTTTTAAGCTGGTTTGCAAATACTCGCCGGTTCGGGCGGCATTATCGCAAAGGCCGTCCTCTTCAATGATCTCCATTATCTTTGCCGATCGTACCATATCAACCAAGCTGCCGCCCCAGGTTGAGTTAATGCGCGATGAAACCCGGAACACATTGTTTTCTACCTCATCTACTTTTTTGCCGGCCAGTATGCCGCACACCTGCATCTTTTTGCCAAAGGCCAGTATATCGGGGCGGGCGTTTTCACCAAAGTGCTGATGCAGCCAAAATTTGCCGCTAAGGCCAACCCCGGTTTGCACCTCGTCGTATATCAGCATCGCTTCGTTCTCGTTTGCAAGCACCCTTAACTGTTCCAGAAACTCCTGCCTTACATGTTTATCACCGCCTTCGGATAATACAGGCTCTATAATTATGGCGCAAACATCGTCGGGATTATCCGCAAAGGCTTGCTTGATCTGCGCTATCGACCTTGCTTCGCGGGCCAGCAGGTCGCCCATGTTGCTATCAGTAAGCGGGAAGTGTATCTCGGGTAACGATACCCGCGGCCAGTCGAACTTGGCAAACCACTTGGTTTTAACGGGCTGTGTATTGGTTAAACTTAAAGTATAGCCTGACCGGCCGTGAAAGGCATTTTCAAAGTGTATTACCTTAAAGCCTTTTTCGGTAGTGATGCCTTTAGCAAAATTTTTCTGAACCTTCCAGTCCATAGCTACTTTAAGCGCGTTCTCGATAGCCAGCGAGCCTCCTGCTATAAAAAAAGCGTGCGGTAAATAATCGGGGATACCAACACGGTCAAATGTTTCTACAAACTGGGCGTATTGCTCGGTATATATATCAGAATTCGACGGGTTGGTTAATGCCGCCAGCATCAGGTTTTTTTTAAAGTTTTCGTCGTTCAGCATTTTAGGGTGATTATAACCCAGCGGTACCGAGGCGAAGCAAGTAAAAAAATCTAAAAGGGTGCGGTTGTTCTTTGAATCGTAAATATGGACGCCCTGGCTTTTTTCCATATCGAAGGTAAGGTCGAAACCATCGGCCAGGATATGTTTGCTAAGGGTAGCCAAAACGTTTTGCGGAGTTACGTGCAATTTGTGCATAAAGGATGAAAATTGGTTATACAAAGCTAACAAAAAGGCCTAAATAACAATAATTTAAAGGTTTTTATACCGATTGACTAAAAAGTAACTTTAAACGAACTAAACCTATTTTTTGTACTGAACAGCTTATTGGTATACCGATAACGATGTGCAGATGTGCAGATTTTAGATGTGCAAATGAGCGCAAAAAGGCACAGTTATGTAATATGAATTGTGACGTTGGAAGACAAAATATCTGCATATCTGCACATCTGAAATCTGCACATTTACACAAATTTATCCTTCATACCCAGCAAACCCCAAATGCCTCCACTGTGGATGGCCAGTATTTTACTGCCGGGTGCAAAGTGATTTTTAGCGGCAAGATCATATATCGCATAAAGCATTTTGCCGGTGTAAACAGGTTCTATCAGCACCCCGGTATCAGCAACAAACTGTTTAATAAATTGAATAAGCTGCGGATCGGTTTTAGCATATCCGCCAAAATGGTAACCAGTGTGCAATGTATATTTTGCGGGAACGCTCAAAAAGCGGTCGATCTCATCTCGAATAAACTCACCATTTTTAAAGACCGGAACTGCGTTAAAATGGGTAAGTAAAACATTTAAGGTTATGCCATTTATAATGCCCGCCGCTGTTGTACCGGTGCCGCATGCACAAAAAATATGATCGTAAGTTTCCGTAAGCTCGTTAACCAGTTCGCTGCAGCCTTGCGCGCCTTCGGCAGATGCACCACCCTCGTCAATAAAAAAAGCGTTTTCATCACTACCGAAAACGTCGTCAAACAAAGCTTTTTTATCACGATAACTGTCGCGATTGGTATATATCAACTGCATGCCGTGCAGTTTGCACAAGAACAAGGTATCGTTTTGCACGTCTTCGCCGCGCACAAAGCCCGTGGCTTTAAAACCAAATTTAGCTGCCGCCGCTGCTGTTGCCAGTAAGTGATTGGAAAACGCCCCGCCAAATGTTACCAGGTGGGTTTTGTTTTGCGCCCGCGCACTTCGCAGTACGTACTTTAGCTTGCGCCATTTGTTGCCCGATATCATGGGATGGATAAGGTCGTCGCGTTTGATAAAAACCTTAAGCCCTTTATCAATAAACAGCGTATTGTTGATTTGCTGAACGGGGCTGTATATGTCGAGGCTGATATCCACATTGCAAACTTATAAAGTAAAGCTGACATATTGTTATAGCGCCTTTGGGCTTAACCTTAATAACGTTACTTTTGCCACATGATCGACGAGACCGCCATAACCGAGAGCGATGAACAGGACCTATTTGAGCACCTGCGCGTGGTTGTTGATAAGGGCCAGTCGTTGTTACGGATAGATAAGTTTTTAATGCACCGGGTGGAGAACGCGTCGCGCAACCGGATCCAGAATGCGATAGAAGCGGGCAACGTGCTGGTGAATGACAAGCTTGCCAAATCAAGTTATAAGGTAAAGCCCCAGGATATAATATCTGTAGTGTTGCCGCACCCGCCGCGCGATACCGAAGTTTACCCCGAGAACATTCCCATTGATATTGTTTACGAGGACGATGATGTACTGATAGTGAACAAACCTGCCGGTATGGTAGTGCACCCGGGTTATAATAACTATACGGGTACGCTGGTAAATGCGCTGGTGTATCATTTTCAGCAATTGCCGACCCTGCCGGGTAACGATGGCCGCCCGGGGCTGGTGCATCGCATTGACAAGGATACCAGCGGCTTGTTGCTCATCAGCAAAAATGAGCGCAGTATGAACTACCTGGCCAGGCAGTTTTACGACCATACCATCAATCGTAAATATATTGCGCTGGCCTGGGGTGATATTGAGCAGGACGGCACCGTTACAGGCTATATAGGCCGCAGCGTGAACGACCGAAGGGTAATGTCGATATACGACGACCCGGAGAAAGGTAAGTGGGCTGTAACGCATTATAAGGTGCTTGAGCGTATGGGTTATGTCACCCTTATTGAGTGCAAACTTGAAACCGGCCGCACGCACCAGATCCGTGCGCACATGAAGCATATTGGCCACCCGCTGTTTAGCGATGCTATGTACGGCGGAGATAAAATTTTGAAAGGTACCGTATTTAGCAAGTACCGCCAGTTTGTCGAAAATTGCTTTGAGATAATGCCACGTCAGGCCCTGCATGCAGCTTCGCTCGGGTTTTTACACCCGTCGCTTAAAAAGAATATTTATTTTGAAGCACCGTTACCGGCTGATTTTACAGCAGTATTAGAAAAGTGGCGTAAGTATACCAGCGCCAATGTGCCGGGAGACATACAAACAGAAAACAATTAAATATTTTTGCAATCTTAATTGCCCAAATAACGTTAATAGCACTGATATTAACCGTTTGAAATCCGCAAATTTGCACACCAAAATCAGTACATTCATAAATGCCGCCGCTGTATATAAATTTTAACGGAGAGATACTGCCTGCCGACAGCTTATTGCTTAGTATTGCCAACAGGGCATTCAGGTACGGCGACGGCTTGTTTGAAAGCATGCGGCTGATGAAGGGAAAACTCAAATTCCCCGAACTGCACGCCGAGCGCCTGCAAAAAGGCATGAAAGCTTTGAAGATGGATGGCTACTCGCAAGCCGATAGCTGGTTTTTAAAAGAAAAGGCAGAAGAGCTTGCCCGCCGCAATAAAATAAAGCATGGCCGCCTGCGCCTCACTGTGTTTCGGGACGCAGGGGGGCTTTACACGCCCACTCAAAACAAAATGGCGTATTGTTTGGAGATACAGCCGGTAGATGAGCCGCGATATTTTTTGAACGAGCGCGGCCTGATCATGGATGTATATACCGAACTGCCCAAGCCGTTAAACTGGTTATCAAACATCAAAACCTGTAATTCGCTTTTGTATGTAATGGCGGGGATATTTAAACAGCAAAATAAGCTGGATGAAGTATTTTTAATAAACCAGAACCGCTACCTGTGCGAAGCCAATAGCGCTAATATATTTGTGTGGTATCAAAATCATTTGTACACGCCGGCCTTAAGCGAAGGCTGTGTAGAAGGGGTAATGCGACAGGTAGTAATGAAACTGGCCCGCGAGAATAACATCCCGGTTACCGAAGCCCAGATAAACCCCGAGATACTAAACCAGGCCGACGAAGTATTTTTAACCAATGCCACGAAAGGCATACAATGGGTAATGGGTTATGGGGTAAAACGCTATTTTAACCGCATCAGCAAAGCGCTGATGGATGAGTTAAATAAGGTGTAGGAAAGCGAATACGCAGGCTATTAACGGGTTGCTTATTCAATTTTTTGGTAGTTAGGCCACCCAGCATTTGTACCGAAGCACTTTTACCCACTCGCCATTTACTAATTTAAAAATATACAGGCATCCTCTATCGCTATCATTTAAGCCTATCAATACAAAAGTTCTATCGCTGGAGAAAACTGGTTTTGTGAAATGATAGAAATGCTTTTCCTCAATGGAAAAGCTCTTTTCGTATTGTTCAATGGCTTTTGCTTCCTCTATTTTTAGCTGTTGGGCAGAATAGCCGGTTTTTTGTCTAACAGGTATTATTCCTTTGTTTCGATAACTTCGCATTACCGCATCGGGAGTTTTAAACGGCAAACGACGGATTATTCTATAGCTATTAGTGTATTTCACCGGGGCTTCCAGAGCGATTTTAGCTTTAATAATATTATAATCGCTCCATATTATTCTTCCTGTATCATTTGCTACGTTTTTAACAAAATCGCTTAATGGTATTTCTTGCGCTTTGGAAATACCTTTTAGCTCATTTAAATCATATTTATCGAACTTTGGCACTTCTCCAAATTCATGCAGATAATAAAATTTTGCTTTAGGGTCTACAACTTGTTTATAAACCGTATTGATCAATTTAGCTATCAATGTATCGGCAGATGCTTTGACATTTGCTATCATTACGATGAATAGTAGTATCGTCAGGCAAAACTTGTTCATTTTTACAATTTTACACCCCTCAAAAACTCCTCTATACCCATACGTTTTTTGCCCTCTAACTGCACATCCGTTACGCTGATAAAACCATCCCTGGCGGCAAATTTTAACCGTGTTTTGTTATCGGTTACAAAACCGCCCGCCGCGATGCCGGGTTCGCCGGGCTCATAGGTAGCGTTATATATCTTCAGCACTTTATCGTTTAAAATGGTGTAGGCCGCAGGGGATGGGCTTAACCCGCGTATTAAATTATAAACGCGTTCAACCGGCTGGGTAAAATCTATCAGGCAATCGGTCTTAAATATTTTGGGCGCGTGTTTCAGCTCTGTGCCAGCGGCTAATTGTTCCTGCGGGTGCTCGTTATATTTGCCGCTTTCAATCCCTTTTACAGTTTTAACTAACAGGCCAGCACCCTTGTTCATCAGGCGGTCGTGCAACTCTCCGGCTGTTTCAGTGCCGGTAAGGGTAACCTTTTCGGTAAACAGGATGTCGCCCGTATCAATCTCATGTTTTAAAAAGAAGGTGGTAACGCCGCTTTCCTTTTCGCCATTAATGATCACCCAGTTGATGGGGGCGGCGCCCCGGTATTGCGGCAATAGGGAAGCATGGAGGTTAATGGTACCCTTTGGCGGCATGTTCCAAACTGCCTCCGGCAGCATCCTGAATGCAACAACCACTTGCAAATCAGCTTTAAGGGCGGCTAATTCCGCTAAAAACTCCGGATTTTTAAGCTTTTCGGGCTGCAACACCTTTATGCCCTTTTCTTCGGCATATACCTTAACTGCCGACTGGTTAACCTTTTGGCCACGCCCGGCGGGTTTATCCGGCGCGGTAACAACCGCCACAACATTACAACCTGCTTGTATCAAAGCATCAAGCGATGCAACGGCAAAGGCAGGGGTGCCCATAAATATGATCCTCATGTTGGCTTGCTCAGTTTAATTTAACAGTACTATTTGTATAATAAATATTTGCTGCGTGTAGCTTTAAATTTGGTTAATGCCGGTTCCCAGCTTTGGCGTATCTCAGCTTCGCTTTTACCTGCAATAATTTGTTTTCTTAACTCATCGTTACCGGCAAGCCGGGCAAAATAAGGGATAAAAAAATGCTCCTTATCGGGGTAAATTTTGTACATATCAATAACCCAGGCTAAATTAAGCTTTCCGCTTTTGCGGATGGTTTGCATATTGTAATTTTTAAGGTCAAGGCCATAACATACCTTGTCTTTAAGCGGTGGGTTATCACTCATGCCGGGTATGCTCACCGGTTTAAACGAAAAGCTATACTTCCCCTTAAGCATCGGACTGCCAATAACCTGGAAAGGGAACAGCGTGCCCCTGCCCAAACTAAGCGCCGTGCCCTCAAAAAAGCATATATGCGGATACAATAATATAGACTGTGCGCTGTTTAAGTTTGGCGACGGGCTGACAGGCAGCGTATAATCCATATCGCGTTGATAATTGGCTACTTTAATAATTTTAAGCTTGCATTGTACCTTGTTTTTTAACCAGCCTTCTCCATTTATCATCTGCGCGTATTCCGCTATGGTCATGCCGTGCAATACGGGTATGGGGTGCATACCTACAAACGACCGATAGCCCGCCGTGTCCAGCACGGGGCCATCCACATAAACACCGTTGGGGTTTGGCCTGTCCAATATCATCAGCTCGATATTGTTTTCGGCACAGGCCTCCATTACATAATGCAGGGTTGAAATGTATGTATAAAAGCGAGTGCCTACATCCTGAACATCAAATATCATCAGGTCGATGCCTTTCAGATCCTCAGGAGTTGGTTTGTTGTGTTTGCCGTAAAGCGATATAGCAGGCAGCCCGGTAACTTTATCAATCGTGTTATCGATCTCGGCGCCATCACTGGCATTCCCTCTAAAGCCATGCTCTGGGCCATATATCTTTTTTATGTTTACGCCCAGTTTCAAAAGGCTGTCAACAAGTGGGGTTTTATTGATGCCGATAACAGATGTCTGGTTTATCAGCATACCTATTTTACGGCCCTTAAGATAATCCAGGTAGGCGTCCAGCCTGTCGGCCGCAGGCAGTATAGGCGCCACTATCTTTTTTACCGCGATCTTTTTGGCGGTATTTTGCGTTGCCTTAGGCGATTGCGCAAAATTATCGCATTTAAAAAACAGCAGGCTTACTGCTATCAGTGGGGTATATAATTTGATGCCTATCATAGTTTTTTGATGTTAAAGCAAATTTAAAAGCAGTATGTTTAGTGTAAAAACGCATCTTTGCGAAGTTACAAAAATCATTTCAGCATTGAATTTCGCCAGGTTTATATCAAGTCGTATCACATTCAAGAGCAAGCGCACTTTCTCCAAATTAATTGTGCGCATAGCCATTATTGGTATTATGCTTGGCCTTGGTGTAATGATACTATCATTAGCTGTTATAAAAGGGTTTAAACAAGAGATACGCGAAAAGGTTAGGGGATTTGGTGGGGATATTCAAATTGTTAAAACAGATAACAATACCTCGTATGAAAAATCGAGCTTTACCGATAGCGCCGACGTGGTTAAAAATATCAGGCAGGTTAAACAGGTTGACGCGATCTATCCGTATGCTACCAAGCCGGGCATTATAAAGGCCAATAATGAAATTGAGGGTGTGGTACTAAAAGGGGTGGACAAACATTACAATTGGGATTATCTGAAAAAAGCCCTTGTAGCGGGTACAGTAATTAATTTTACCGATACAACCGATGTGCAGCTGCAGATAATGATCTCGCAGTTGACTGCCAGCCGGCTGAAGCTGAAAGTGGGGGACGACCTGAAAATGTATTTTGTACAGGAGCCTTTACGCCAGCGTAAGCTAAAGATAGTAGGCATATTTAACCTTGGTGTTGACGAGGTTGACAGAACCTTTGTAATTGGCGACCTGGCCCTGATAAAACGTTTGAATGACTGGAATAACGGCGAAATTGGCGGCTATGAGGTTAGAATAAAGGATTTTGACAAACTAAACGCCACTGCCGATTCGATTGATGATAAACTGCCGATTAAATTGAAATCGCACACCATTTTAGAGAACTACCCCACCATATTTGAGTGGCTGGATATGCTGGATGTGAACGCGGTAGTAATGCTGGTGCTGATGACAGCAGTAGCGGTGATTAACATGATATCGGCGTTGTTGATCATGAT includes:
- the lat gene encoding L-lysine 6-transaminase, translated to MHKLHVTPQNVLATLSKHILADGFDLTFDMEKSQGVHIYDSKNNRTLLDFFTCFASVPLGYNHPKMLNDENFKKNLMLAALTNPSNSDIYTEQYAQFVETFDRVGIPDYLPHAFFIAGGSLAIENALKVAMDWKVQKNFAKGITTEKGFKVIHFENAFHGRSGYTLSLTNTQPVKTKWFAKFDWPRVSLPEIHFPLTDSNMGDLLAREARSIAQIKQAFADNPDDVCAIIIEPVLSEGGDKHVRQEFLEQLRVLANENEAMLIYDEVQTGVGLSGKFWLHQHFGENARPDILAFGKKMQVCGILAGKKVDEVENNVFRVSSRINSTWGGSLVDMVRSAKIMEIIEEDGLCDNAARTGEYLQTSLKNIAQKNSMISNVRGKGLLTAFDFPDSNTRNMFINIGLQNNIMYLGCGNKSIRFRPALIMENKHIDEGMNMLEKILTQL
- a CDS encoding RluA family pseudouridine synthase yields the protein MIDETAITESDEQDLFEHLRVVVDKGQSLLRIDKFLMHRVENASRNRIQNAIEAGNVLVNDKLAKSSYKVKPQDIISVVLPHPPRDTEVYPENIPIDIVYEDDDVLIVNKPAGMVVHPGYNNYTGTLVNALVYHFQQLPTLPGNDGRPGLVHRIDKDTSGLLLISKNERSMNYLARQFYDHTINRKYIALAWGDIEQDGTVTGYIGRSVNDRRVMSIYDDPEKGKWAVTHYKVLERMGYVTLIECKLETGRTHQIRAHMKHIGHPLFSDAMYGGDKILKGTVFSKYRQFVENCFEIMPRQALHAASLGFLHPSLKKNIYFEAPLPADFTAVLEKWRKYTSANVPGDIQTENN
- the bshB1 gene encoding bacillithiol biosynthesis deacetylase BshB1, coding for MLKLDILVLPVHPDDAELGCAGTILKHVQLGHKVGIADLTRGELGTRGTAEIRDQEAAKAAEILGLTIRENLELPDGFFENTKQYQLKVIEAIRRYQPEIIITNAYHDRHPDHGRANELVEASAFLSGLRRIETFERGELQEPWRPTQVLHFIQDRYIKPDIIVDVTEFWEKKIESIYAYGSQFHNPEWNEDEPQTYISSPDFIEQIQGRGREFGKSINAKYGEGFTSRKILGVDNLLDLR
- a CDS encoding 1-aminocyclopropane-1-carboxylate deaminase/D-cysteine desulfhydrase is translated as MDISLDIYSPVQQINNTLFIDKGLKVFIKRDDLIHPMISGNKWRKLKYVLRSARAQNKTHLVTFGGAFSNHLLATAAAAAKFGFKATGFVRGEDVQNDTLFLCKLHGMQLIYTNRDSYRDKKALFDDVFGSDENAFFIDEGGASAEGAQGCSELVNELTETYDHIFCACGTGTTAAGIINGITLNVLLTHFNAVPVFKNGEFIRDEIDRFLSVPAKYTLHTGYHFGGYAKTDPQLIQFIKQFVADTGVLIEPVYTGKMLYAIYDLAAKNHFAPGSKILAIHSGGIWGLLGMKDKFV
- a CDS encoding bifunctional (p)ppGpp synthetase/guanosine-3',5'-bis(diphosphate) 3'-pyrophosphohydrolase, which encodes MKDLVIDLEAEKKEILKRYRALLRASKSTLQKGDKRMIRKAFEMSLESHKDMRRKSGEPYIYHPIAVAQIAAEEIGLGTTSIVCALLHDVVEDTDVTLEDIELEFGKKVAKIIDGLTKISGVFDTNSSLQAENFRKMLLTLADDVRVILIKLADRLHNMRTMEFMPRDKQLKLSSETVYLYAPLAHRLGLYAIKSELEDLSMKYMERETYQFIKNKLNEKKAEREKFIRDFIEPVQKVLEGQDLHGELFGRPKSIHSIWNKMKKKAIPFEEVYDLFAIRIILDSTPENEKADCWKAYSIVTDLYRPNPDRLRDWISSPKANGYESLHTTVMGPRGQWVEVQIRTKRMNEIAEKGFAAHWKYKESSTDSGLDLWVQKVRDMLKNPDSNALDFLDDFKMNLFSDEIFIFTPKGALIQLPLNATALDFAFEIHTDVGASCIGAKVNHKLVPLSYKLQNGDQVEIITSGKQTPKEDWLNFVVTAKAKAKIKSALKEERRKIAEDGKEILERKLKSLKITYNSENIHKLSYYFKLPSTQDLFYNVAKGLIDMKDLKEYQASEKTIENKPQDKIEHEQLQSLVKNIKTKDSDVLLFGEDLQKIDYKLSNCCNPIPGDDVFGFVTVSDGIKIHRTNCPNAAKLMANYGYRIVKARWTNQQELAFLTGLRITGIDDVGLINKLTTVISQDFKVNIRSITVDSDNGIFEGSLMVYVNDTQHLDNLIRNLKMVKGITGVTRFDSAIEKAS
- a CDS encoding DUF4294 domain-containing protein, which encodes MKLIVSLLLFCCVAGGLKAQDERPAPPVILGKNDTIKVYMTKLDGEMVPWIVEPEVRIVDTRIFASEQDRLNYRRLRYNVIKVLPYARFAGQRYRQLQRDLALTGDKKKQKELMKACEKEIKDLFNKDIKNLSISQGEVLIKLVSRETGNTSYALAKELKGGFNAFLFQSVARLFGHNLKETYDPAEQRDIEAILLEAGYVSSSN
- a CDS encoding glutathione peroxidase; this encodes MDKSNIYSFTVEKLDGEPITLADYSNKVLLIVNTASQCGFTPQLQDLANLKTEFAGKDFEILAFPSNDFGGQEPLEGQEISAFCANYGNNFPIFEKIRVRGPYAHPLFKFLADKKENGNINSKPRWNFHKYLIDRNGHVVDFFYPFTKPTTSKIRKRIQRLLATEPK